The window CGCTCAAATTCTTCGCGGGCTTCGGCCCAGCAGGCTTTGGTGTTGAGCTCGGCGGCCAGTTTTTCGCGGAGCGGGATGAGGTAATGGGTGTCGAAGCGGGCGTAGGATAACTGGTCGGGAGGCAGAGGCCGCTTGCCCCAGTCGGCGCGCTGGTGGCGCTTGTTGACTTGCGCGCCGAAGTAAGTTTCGAGCAGAGCGGCCAATCCTAATTGTTGCCAGCCCAGAGTGCGGGCGGCAACCATGGTGTCGAAGATCGAGTTGATCTTCCAGCCGAAATCGCGGCGCAGGCAGATGAGGTCATATTCGGCGGCGTGAAAGACTTTTTCAATGGCCGGGTTGGCGAGCGGCGTCGCGAGCGGTGAGAGATCGGGGAGGGCGAGCGGATCGACGATGGAGTCGGCGGCGATAGTGGAGAATTGGATCAGGCAGACACGTTCACGATAGGCGTGGAGTGAATTGGATTCGGTGTCAACGGCAATGATGGATTGAGCATTCAGGTCGGCGGCCAGGGTCGCAAGGCGAGAGGGTGTATCCACCCAAACCGGCGGTGGAAGTTCGGGGTCGGGCATGTGGCGATTATAACCTCTTATCAACTTTCATTTTCAATTGACACGCTCCAGTGATTGTGATAGATTTAGCACACTATTTAGGCCACTTTCACCCAACTAATTGCTTCATAATTTACCCTGCTGTTCAAGCAGAAAATATTGCTCTATCAAGTTAGAGGAGGTTGAATTTCTATGTCTGCTGTGGCCCCTCAGGCCCCAACTACCACCCCAATGACCCGGCGCGAGTTTTTGTATTACGTGTGGGGCGCATCCATGGCGCTTTTCATGGCCGAATCGGCTGGCGCGCTGATCTGGTTTGCTCTGCCGCGCTTCCGGGAAGGCGAGTTCGGCGGCAAGATCACGCTGGACGTTACTGCCATTCCGGGCGTTGATACCGGGCCTAAGGATTTCCCGGAAGGACGATTCTGGCTGGTCAACCTGGGGCCACAGTCGGCGAGCGACCCGCGACGGCCTGACGTTTACCCGGCGCAACAGGGCTTGATGGCGATTTACAAAGTATGCGTTCATCTGGGTTGTCTTTATAAGTGGGTGCCGACCAACAACCGCTTTGAGTGCCCGTGCCACGGCTCGAAATATCTGGCCGACGGCGTGCGGGTGGACGGCCCGGCCCGGCGCAACCTGGACAAGTTTGTGCTCGAAGCGCAGGACGACAACGGCAACACCCTGGCGAAAACAGCGGTGGGCAATGCCAACGACGACGCCAATGCCGGCGCGCCGATCGTTCTGCCAGCCGGCACTACCAGAGTTGTGGTTGACACTGGCAAGAAGATTGTGGGCGCCGATAACACCGCGCCGGGCGGCGGCAAATAACCGAGTTGAGGAAAAGTTCATGGCTCTCTTCAAACTTCACGTTCCTATTTTAGATGACATCAAGGCCAAAGGCCTGAAGCCGGCGCTGTTGGCGAAAGTGGATGACGCCGTCACCCGCTTCACTGCCGGGTTGAGCATCGGCGATATTCGCGGTGTGCTCCGGGGCGACCCGGCCCCCCGCCCCAACCCCCGGGTCAAACCCCACGCCGACGGTTTCTGGTTCCACATGCGGCCCACCTACTACCACAATCTGGTGACGCCGCTTTACCCCGAGTTCCGCCTCGGCTGGCTGTCGCTGTACTTCATGGTCTTCGAGACCCTCACCGGCATCTTCCTCATGATCTTTTACACCCCCTCGCCGCTGGTGGCCTTCGAGAACATGCTCAACATCCTCAGCAACGTGCCGCTCGGCCTGTTCATGCGCGACTTGCACAAGTTCGGCGCAGAAATGATGGTGGCCGTCGTCTCCCTCCACATGTTGCGAACGGTCCTCACCGGCAACTACAAGAAGCCGCGCCAGTTCACCTGGTTCACCGGAGTGGTGCTCCTGCTGGTCACCCTGATCCTCTCGTTCTCCGGCTATCTCTTGCCGTGGGACCAGCTCTCGCTGTGGGCGGTGACGATTGGCGCTTCGATGGTCGAAGCCGTTCCCACTCCCTGGCCGCTCAACATTTTCGGCGAGCAGGTGCTTGGCGATCCTTCGTTTGTAGGCACGTGGATCAACAATATCGCTCGCGGCGGCCCGCAGTTTAATGCCGATGGCTTACTGCGCTGGTACTTACTGCACATTCTCGCCCTGCCGCTGATCGGCTTCGTCTTCATCGGCGTGCACTACTACAAAGTGGTCATTCACGGCCACTCCCTGCCGCCCGAAGCCGAAAAGGTGGGCGAAGACACCGCCAAGCGCGTGCCGATGGATCAGCGCACCTACTTCATGCCGGACATCATCACCCGCGAACTGTTCTACGTGGCCCTGGTGACGTTCGTTTGCGTGTTTGCCGTGACGCTCGGCGGGTTCCATGCGTCGCTGGAGCCGCACGCTGACCCGCTAGTGACGCCTCTGCACACAACTGCCCCGTGGTACTTCCTCTGGGTTCAGGGCATGTTGAAGCTTGGCGACAAAGTCTTCTGGGGCCTGATCGCGCCGGGCATCATCTTCAGCCTGCTGTTTGTGCTGGGTTACATTGAAGTCGGCCCCAGCCGCCGCTACGCCGACCGCCGCATCGGCCTGTCGGTGTGCATGGTGGCGTTGGTTGCCCTCTCGGTGACGACCTTCATGGGCACGCCCTGGTACGCCGTGTCCTCCTCGCCGGATCAGGAAGTGGTGGCCGCCCTTGTGCCGCAAACTCATCCCGGCCTTTTGCGCGAGACGCCGTTTGAGAAGCTAATTGTAGACGACTACAACGCCGCAGATTGGCAGTCGGCCCCCAATCCCGAAATGAAAGCTTTGCTCAGGGAATATGAAGACGAACTGGAGATTGCCCGTCAGAAACGAGACGCCATCACCGGCAAACCGATTATGCCCGACGCCGAAGGCCTGATGATCGTCGAAGACTGGCAGGCCGGCCTGAAGAAGATCACTCTGCGCATTAACTGGACGAAGAGCGATGGAACGCCCGGCACTTTCTCGCAGGATGTGTACCTGCATAAAGACTCGAATTACGGAGAATGACCCATGAGCATACGCGTGATTCTTGGCTCGGTTCTGATTGCGCTCACCATGATGATTACAGCCTTTGTGATGGTGAACGAACCGGCTCGTATGGCTGATTTTGACGCCGGTTACAAAGGGCGCTCCATAGAAGCCGGGGCGACTCTTTTCCAAACTGCCTGCATCGGCTGTCACGGTGTTCAGGGGCAAGGCATTGATAATATTGCTCCGGCCCTCAACGCGGCCGATTTGCTGGACGATACAAAGGGCACACCGGCTCGCCTCAAGGAAATTGGCTGGAGCGGCTCGTTGCCCGACTACCTGCGGGCCGCCATCGCCGGTGGCCGGCCCCGCGCCTCGGCTTCTTTCGCCAACTACCCACAACGCATGCCCACCTGGAGCCAGGAGTTTGGCGGCCCGATGCGGCCCGACCAGGTCGAAAACCTGGTGGACTTCGTCATGAACTGGAAAGAGGGCGCTATCGCCGCCGCGGCCGCGGTGCCCACAGTTTCGATTGACGCCGTTGGCACCGACATCAAGGTTGAATTGCCTGAGGGCGATGCCGCCAATGGTGAACTGCTCTTCGGCGGCAAGGTGAACGGCAAGTTCCCGTGCTCGGCCTGCCACTCCCTGCAAGCAGGGCAGACTCTGGTTGGCCCCTCGCTGGCGGGCATTGCCACCACGGCCGCCACCCGCAAAGACGGCTACTCGGCAGAGCAATACATTCACGAGTCGGTCGTTCAGCCGAACACTTACATTGTCGAAGGGTTTGTCAACCCAAGCATCATGCCCGCCACCTTTGGCGCGCAAATGACGAAAGAAGAATTGGCGGACATCATTGCTTACCTGATGACACTCAAGTAAGCGCCGTTCAAGAAAAACTCAAGGCCGCGGGCTTCTGCCTGCGGCCTTTGTGTTTAAGTTGCCCCGCCACAAATATCCGGTGAACATTGTCAGATTATTAAGGGGATGTCCGTCACTTTAGGTTGCTTGCCAACAGTCTACAATTACAGGTTAACAAAATCTGAAATTTGGAATCGGTTTCGAATTCCTAAGGGAGGCCATCATGCTCAAAAAAATGTCTGTGCTGGTCGGAGTGAGTTTCGGATTGGTGTTTGTCGGGATTAGCCTGGCGCTGGCCCAGGAAGGTGATCCTGAACACGGAGCCGCCATCTACGCCGCAAACTGCGCGGTCTGCCACGGCGCAGATGCCCAGGGCCGCATTGGCGTCAACCTCTCACAGGATTTCCCCAGC of the Chloroflexota bacterium genome contains:
- a CDS encoding ubiquinol-cytochrome c reductase iron-sulfur subunit; this translates as MSAVAPQAPTTTPMTRREFLYYVWGASMALFMAESAGALIWFALPRFREGEFGGKITLDVTAIPGVDTGPKDFPEGRFWLVNLGPQSASDPRRPDVYPAQQGLMAIYKVCVHLGCLYKWVPTNNRFECPCHGSKYLADGVRVDGPARRNLDKFVLEAQDDNGNTLAKTAVGNANDDANAGAPIVLPAGTTRVVVDTGKKIVGADNTAPGGGK
- a CDS encoding cytochrome bc complex cytochrome b subunit, translating into MALFKLHVPILDDIKAKGLKPALLAKVDDAVTRFTAGLSIGDIRGVLRGDPAPRPNPRVKPHADGFWFHMRPTYYHNLVTPLYPEFRLGWLSLYFMVFETLTGIFLMIFYTPSPLVAFENMLNILSNVPLGLFMRDLHKFGAEMMVAVVSLHMLRTVLTGNYKKPRQFTWFTGVVLLLVTLILSFSGYLLPWDQLSLWAVTIGASMVEAVPTPWPLNIFGEQVLGDPSFVGTWINNIARGGPQFNADGLLRWYLLHILALPLIGFVFIGVHYYKVVIHGHSLPPEAEKVGEDTAKRVPMDQRTYFMPDIITRELFYVALVTFVCVFAVTLGGFHASLEPHADPLVTPLHTTAPWYFLWVQGMLKLGDKVFWGLIAPGIIFSLLFVLGYIEVGPSRRYADRRIGLSVCMVALVALSVTTFMGTPWYAVSSSPDQEVVAALVPQTHPGLLRETPFEKLIVDDYNAADWQSAPNPEMKALLREYEDELEIARQKRDAITGKPIMPDAEGLMIVEDWQAGLKKITLRINWTKSDGTPGTFSQDVYLHKDSNYGE
- a CDS encoding c-type cytochrome; protein product: MSIRVILGSVLIALTMMITAFVMVNEPARMADFDAGYKGRSIEAGATLFQTACIGCHGVQGQGIDNIAPALNAADLLDDTKGTPARLKEIGWSGSLPDYLRAAIAGGRPRASASFANYPQRMPTWSQEFGGPMRPDQVENLVDFVMNWKEGAIAAAAAVPTVSIDAVGTDIKVELPEGDAANGELLFGGKVNGKFPCSACHSLQAGQTLVGPSLAGIATTAATRKDGYSAEQYIHESVVQPNTYIVEGFVNPSIMPATFGAQMTKEELADIIAYLMTLK